A window of Rhizoctonia solani chromosome 5, complete sequence genomic DNA:
ACAGCAATCTCGACATGGAGTTCAAGCGGGCCAAAAGCGACATGCAGCGATACGGCTTCGATTTCAACATGTTGGCCAATTTCAAGACCCCCTTGCCGGATGAGGACGCATTTGTTGATTCGGACTTGGACAAAGGGCCCGCCGCTGATCAAGATGCCAAAGATAATGCGGGTGATAGCGGAGCTGACGATAGGGGCAATGGCGAGGAGGTTTACCAGCCATCTGAGGCCGATAGCGTGCCAGACGATGGCAAGCCAGCTCTCAAGGCTCATCCTCCAGCCCTTCGTGAGTCTCCCCCATGGGACCTCCACGAGCTCTCAGGACCAGCCCACGAGGAGCCAACGCTCTCTGGGCCCCCCTCTCCGATGCCACCAGTCCGCCCACCAGTCAAGACGCCAGCCCGGCTCTTAGAGGTCTTTGGGGCACAGAAAGAGCCCGCCCCCGCTCCTTCCCCGCTCTCACAGTCGACTCGAGCAGACGCAACATCTCCAATCAAGAAGCCCTCGTCCTCAAAGCCCCTGAACTCCTGCAACGCAGTGCCATCCAAGTCTGTTGAGGGGTCCAAGAAGCGTAAGGTTATCAGCGACAATCAGGAAGTGAAGGAGGAACGTATCGGCAAGAGGGAAGCAAAAGGGCCAGCGAGCAAGAAGCATCAAGCTAGCGGTCCGAAGGGAGGATCTTTGAAGTTGAAGTCACAGAATACGGCCGCGCTCGACAACTCCGTGATCAATATCTTGTCTGACGAAAGCCCGGCACTCTTGAACAAGTTTCTTGGTAAGAAACAAGTTGGGAACGTCTCAACTATGACAATCCAAGACTTGAGTAAGCAGAATCTTTTGCTTTGTAACCAACTTGCTACCGCACGCGATACTATTCAGCAACAGGGACTCCAAATTATCAGACTCCAGTCTGATCTTCAAGTCCAAGCGCGCGTTGAAGCCAAGCTCGCAAGGCGTGCCCAACTGCCTTACCACCTACCCCCTGCGTTTAATCCCGTTCCAAATAGGGAGCCCCCTAATCTTGAACATCCTTTCAACCAGCCCATACCGGCCGTTACAGAGCCTGTCAACGCCATGTTTGGCACACCGCACTTGTTGCGCGTCTTTGATTCTGACCCCGGCTTAGAGGCAACTGACAACGCGGCTTTGCGTTGATATCTCTTTGTTAATCACACAATACATTCTATGAGCATTATTTTATCTGTTTTTGTTTCCGTCTTAAACTTGTACTCATAGAATAGAATGCCATATCCGTATTCAGCTGTACATCAGATACCAAACGTAGTAAGCATTCATGTTGGTTGAAGGCCGCGGTCTAAGTAATATTTGAGTATGCGATCAGACCAAAAAGCGCGGGCAAAAAGTTCGTCGTTGGTCATATCCTTGGTACTACCCCAGACGTGCATATAAACGCTACGAATTTGGTTAATTTCAACCATACGTGTACGAACGTTATGCAGTCGCATGCATATTTGTAAGAGCCAAGAGCGTCCTTCAATATTGTGAGTGTCCATTGGCATATAGAGACGGGAAAAGCATCCTTGAAGAGCACGCATTCCCCACTCGACCGCTTGGCAAGCGCTTGTTACCTCTCTTGACTCTCTCTTTATTTGCTCACGTTCTTCGTCAGTTCCTTGAATCCAAGCGCCCGACTTCAGCGGGACTTTGATCTTCTGCGCCTTGCCGGTTCCAAGCTTAGGGAATGCGCTGTTGGCTAACAGAAAGAAGCCGCTTGGTGTATCGTCCCTTAAGAACAAATAAATTGGCCGCGCAACGTTTGAATCGTGCCAGCTGCCAGGCGCATTGATAACAACAGACATTATTGTACCTATTAGTTATTGAATGCAGCTCGTCAGCTTTAATCTTAATGAATTGTGTGAAAACAGAACGCTTAccatcaggagagaagaCGATCACATTGCTGACTACGTGTGAATGTAACCAGCCGTTGTAGTTTGCGTTCTGTTCGATATCGATACTACTTGCTGTCACGGGTAGATTCAATCCGTCCATGAAGCCAAAGGCACCGTCCAGGTACTGAGCGTTGGCGTGCTTCGCGTTGATGAGTCTTGAGTTTTCTTGCATTGCTTCAGCGTTTGGCCATTCGATACGAGCTTCTGGAAGCTCACACAAGACCTTCAGAAGTATTTCGAATGCAAAGTTGATGTACCAAGAGACAGTCAAGGGCGTCAGGGCAAAGATAATCTGTAGAGCGGACTCGCCCATTGTGCTGCAAAGGTAATGAAGTGCAAgtcccaggcctccggctGCATCAAGCAAGCGAGCACCAATGCGACTTGCTCCGGCTTTGTTTGTGTTGGTTCGCTTGATGGGTTGGCTGTTccatgtcataacccatatctggaggggttattaccatatatatccactgtcaaagatatatatagtatatatgatgcacagtgatatattaataatataagtcgctgggggacgttgcactccccccgcccccctagccgcgggccaatgttaatggagcccgcgggcaaggtctgaatattatattattatagaagagattatgtcatcccccccccacctcaaatctgtagtagtttagtatagtatttgataaaggactggagggggggaggtcatgtgaccctggtggactgtcagtctctaagtcatgagcccttagagtaatgacagttctgactgcatatatgtgagtatatgcggccttctaaagactgtggaatgtcctattagtaggtggcttggtcaggagacatgccagcaaaggcatgggtcatgacattgcccccctttTAAGCACAAGTCTAGGGGACCTAGATCTGTGCAAAATAAGAGGAAAGCTACCTCTAACAGGATACCAGCACTGAATGGACAGAAAAAAAATTTCCCATTTTTTGACAGTAATTGGCCAACAGTCATTGGCCAACTACACATGGTTCATCTTGATAGTCCATCCTCCATAGCCTTTAGTTGAAAGTAGTGACATGGTTGTAACTCTCCTCTTGACCTTGGAGTAGTTACCACCCTGTAACCCTACTGTCTTCTCTCTACTCTATCCCCCTTTTAGTGCAAGTTTTAGGGGACCTGAAATTGCACTTATTGAAAATGACTTGACCAATTTTCAACAAAATGCTGTTTGTTCAATATTTGCAGTCATTCatcactgccttcttccctcccagggttcaagtaaggctagctggaattgaaccagacttatagagctagaccaagagccttactGATCCTGAAGCAGATAAAAGATcatgaagtaggagaggtaaagctagctggggatgatccagccttttagcagACCACACACTCTACCATCCCCACCATGATCTAAGGAAGTACCAATATTTGCGGCCATTTAGAGACTGtcttcttccctcccagggtccaagtaaggctagctggaattgaaccagacttatagagctagaccaagagccttactGACCCAAAGCAGATGAAAGACcatgaagtaggagaggtaaagctagctggggatgatccagccttttagcagACCACACACTCTACCATCCCTACCATGATCCAAGGAAGTACTGATCAAACTGATGGAAAGGGTGCTTAACCATATGTCTGTGTGCTAGAGGTGAAGATCAATCCTCTCAAGTAGTCTTGAAGCAAGAGTTGACTGATAGGTAAGAAAGACTTCTTCCTTATCATGGAAAAGTTGTTGATCATTGAGTATAAGTAGATATGTCAATAGGTAAGgttagctggaattgaaccaagctCTCCCCTCTCCAAGAACCTTATTATTCCTATGACCTAGATAGAGGGGGGACCCTAAACCCCCTCAGAAAGGGTAAGAAGTAGTACTCAATGTTGTAAGACTCAGTCCCTTCTGAGTAAGTAGTATGATCTTGACCTATGCTGACTTGGGAAAGGTATGATTACTAGTTAGATATATGGTTGATTAAGCAAGGATAAGGGAATGGAAGCTGGACCAAAAGCATTCCATTGCCTGAAGGAGACCTTAATGTTCTGACATCATGATAGAGAGAGttcatgatatcaaatgtTTACTCATGTTTACACacaatggtcatgtgatcaccaATAAATGGTCACAAGTGCACACATTAAGGGAGCATGCCTCCCTGGACCTATCTAAGTTTTTGGGTTCAAAGACAGGGGGGAAAAACAAGCTGGTTTTTAAGCAGCTGTCCCCACCCCTTTATATACCTGGgcttcacttgggtctatatacatatttcaaattgcagcacagcctcaagaagcagtatgagtcaaagaagcatcagggtcttctttgattagccaatcagaaaGCAGTAAAAGAACCGGTGAAAAGAAGTTCCGGTGGAGAagatactatatttggaagaagttggaagaaaagaagcTCCAGAACCTTCTAGAAAGATGAGTCATCCACATGGtgtgcacagccacactccaatatgactcatccaaatttccttttatggtaatcctattccccaatccggccCAGGATAGCCGGTCACCCgcacagccacaatcacatgacagtgGCATTACCATGACGAATGGGACATTATTTGAAATGACATatatggtcatgtgatgtggCTGTGTCAAATCAAATTCATGACTAATTCATCTTTGTCAGCATCAATTTCATAATCTTTGATGACTAAACATGATTGGATTTGTCATGGTTGATTTGTAATCTTCCCAAAAGGGAAGGTGGACTTCCTTATTTGGTAACTCCTCAGTCAATACCTTCTTGACCTAGGTATTTCCTGTTTTGGCAGGAGAGTTACCATTTAAGGTAATCCAAGTACCAAGGGGTTGACCTTCATTCTTCATATATgatgcatcattgatgtaggggcattagtcatccccacatcccctataggcaatacatatacacatatatatgtatatatatactgggtataggtaagcagcttgatttcaatgtcataacccatatctggaggggttattaccatatatatccactgtcaaagatatatatagtatatatgatgcacagtgatatattaataatataagtcgctgggggacgttgcactccccccgcccccctagccgcgggccaatgttaatggagCCCGCGGGcgaggtctgaatattatattattatagaagagattatgtcatccccccccccacctcaaatctgtagtagtttagtatagtatttgataaaggactggagggggggag
This region includes:
- a CDS encoding DDE superfamily endonuclease gives rise to the protein MTWNSQPIKRTNTNKAGASRIGARLLDAAGGLGLALHYLCSTMGESALQIIFALTPLTVSWYINFAFEILLKVLCELPEARIEWPNAEAMQENSRLINAKHANAQYLDGAFGFMDGLNLPVTASSIDIEQNANYNGWLHSHVVSNVIVFSPDGTIMSVVINAPGSWHDSNVARPIYLFLRDDTPSGFFLLANSAFPKLGTGKAQKIKVPLKSGAWIQGTDEEPVEWGMRALQGCFSRLYMPMDTHNIEGRSWLLQICMRLHNVRTRMVEINQIRSVYMHVWGSTKDMTNDELFARAFWSDRILKYYLDRGLQPT